The following are from one region of the Dehalococcoidales bacterium genome:
- a CDS encoding biotin transporter BioY, with amino-acid sequence MTLGARISETKYQVFKWRYELALPKKAALACGMAIVMGLLAQLRVHVPWSPIPFTGQTLGVLLTGVLLGAWWGGISMGIYMGLGAAGVPWFETFSGGAAYIAGPTGGYIIGFILAALFLGYFTDKFVKSRRFLPMLGLMLFANFILIYGPGLLQLHFWLSLIKGEPAGFGQVMMLGAVPFIAGDIVKAVIAAAVARGVTPQRAYGKEADVR; translated from the coding sequence ATGACTTTAGGCGCAAGAATCAGCGAGACCAAGTACCAGGTTTTCAAGTGGCGCTACGAGCTGGCGCTTCCCAAGAAAGCGGCGCTGGCCTGCGGCATGGCTATCGTCATGGGGCTGCTGGCCCAGCTAAGAGTCCACGTGCCGTGGAGTCCCATTCCTTTTACCGGGCAAACGCTGGGCGTGCTGCTGACGGGCGTGCTGCTGGGGGCGTGGTGGGGCGGCATCAGCATGGGGATATACATGGGGCTGGGGGCGGCGGGGGTGCCCTGGTTCGAGACATTCAGCGGCGGGGCGGCCTATATAGCGGGGCCTACCGGCGGCTACATCATCGGGTTTATTCTGGCGGCGCTTTTCCTGGGCTATTTCACAGACAAGTTTGTGAAGTCGCGCCGCTTCCTGCCGATGCTGGGGCTGATGCTCTTCGCCAACTTCATCCTTATTTATGGGCCGGGGCTTTTACAGCTCCACTTCTGGCTTTCCCTGATTAAAGGCGAGCCGGCTGGCTTCGGGCAGGTAATGATGCTCGGCGCGGTGCCGTTCATCGCCGGAGATATCGTGAAAGCGGTTATCGCGGCGGCGGTGGCGCGGGGCGTAACGCCGCAAAGGGCGTACGGGAAAGAAGCGGACGTTAGATAG